A region of Vibrio chagasii DNA encodes the following proteins:
- a CDS encoding AAA family ATPase, which yields MNPIIITGGPGAGKTTLINALADAGYLTFAESSRQLIEQQSQLEDGILPWVDLPGFAELCLGVMDKQKGQANQHPIAFLDRAIPDICGYLAQANLEIDATYREASQGYHSQVLFCRPETSIYVQDEVRPYPFEEALEIHHALVKVYQELGYEVVEVPFMSVAERVQYVESHLEIKS from the coding sequence ATGAATCCAATCATTATAACTGGCGGCCCTGGCGCCGGAAAAACCACTCTGATTAATGCATTGGCTGATGCGGGTTACCTCACCTTCGCAGAGTCCTCTCGTCAGTTAATAGAACAGCAAAGTCAGCTTGAAGACGGTATCTTACCTTGGGTAGACCTTCCCGGCTTTGCTGAGCTTTGTTTGGGTGTGATGGACAAGCAAAAGGGCCAAGCCAATCAACATCCGATTGCCTTTCTCGATCGCGCCATTCCCGACATTTGTGGCTATTTGGCTCAGGCTAACCTAGAGATAGATGCGACCTACCGAGAAGCAAGCCAAGGCTATCACTCACAAGTCTTATTCTGCCGCCCAGAGACTTCGATCTATGTTCAAGATGAAGTGCGCCCTTATCCCTTTGAAGAAGCATTAGAGATTCACCACGCGCTGGTCAAAGTCTATCAAGAGCTTGGTTATGAGGTAGTTGAAGTGCCGTTTATGTCGGTCGCTGAGCGAGTGCAATACGTTGAAAGCCACCTGGAAATTAAAAGCTAG
- the typA gene encoding translational GTPase TypA, producing the protein MSTPQIDKLRNIAIIAHVDHGKTTLVDKLLQQSGTLESRGEAEERVMDSNDIEKERGITILAKNTAINWNDYRINIVDTPGHADFGGEVERIMSMVDSVLLIVDAVDGPMPQTRFVTQKAFAHGLKPIVVINKIDRPGARPDWVMDQVFDLFDNLGATDEQLDFTVVYASALNGWATMTEGETGTDMEPLFQAVVDTVDAPAVDLDGPLQMQVSQLDYSSYVGVIGVARVTRGSVKPNQQVSIIGADGKKRNGKVGTVLGYLGLDRHEVEQANAGDIIAITGLGELKISDTICDVNNVEAMTPLSVDEPTVTMTFQVNTSPFAGKEGKFVTSRNILERLEKELVHNVALRVEQTDDPDRFRVSGRGELHLSILIENMRREGFELAVSRPEVIIKKDEDGNLTEPFETVTIDVLEEHQGGIMENIGLRKGELTDMSPDGKGRVRMDFMMPSRGLIGFQTEFLTLTSGSGLLYHTFDHYGPHKGGVIGQRNNGVLISNATGKALTYALFNLQERGRLFAEHADEVYEGQIIGIHNRSNDLTVNCLKGKQLTNVRASGTDEAQVLSPPIRHTLEQALEFIDEDELVEVTPENIRIRKKLLTENERKRAARPAKA; encoded by the coding sequence ATGTCTACTCCACAGATTGATAAGTTAAGAAATATCGCGATCATCGCGCACGTTGACCACGGTAAAACGACTTTGGTTGATAAACTGCTACAACAGTCAGGCACTCTAGAGTCTCGTGGTGAAGCTGAAGAGCGTGTCATGGATTCGAATGACATCGAAAAAGAGCGTGGCATTACCATTCTTGCTAAGAACACAGCAATCAACTGGAATGATTACCGCATCAACATCGTAGATACCCCGGGACACGCGGACTTCGGTGGTGAAGTTGAGCGTATCATGTCTATGGTTGACTCTGTTCTACTGATCGTTGACGCAGTTGACGGCCCAATGCCTCAAACTCGTTTCGTAACGCAAAAAGCATTCGCACACGGTCTTAAGCCAATCGTTGTAATCAACAAGATTGACCGCCCAGGCGCTCGTCCTGATTGGGTTATGGATCAAGTATTCGACCTTTTCGACAACCTAGGTGCGACTGATGAGCAACTAGACTTCACAGTTGTTTACGCTTCAGCTCTAAACGGTTGGGCAACAATGACTGAAGGCGAAACTGGTACAGACATGGAACCACTGTTCCAAGCTGTTGTTGATACAGTAGACGCGCCAGCTGTTGACCTTGACGGTCCACTACAAATGCAAGTTTCTCAACTAGATTACAGCTCTTACGTAGGTGTTATCGGTGTTGCACGTGTTACTCGTGGTTCTGTTAAGCCAAACCAACAAGTATCTATCATCGGCGCTGATGGTAAGAAGCGTAACGGTAAAGTAGGTACTGTACTAGGTTACCTAGGCCTTGACCGTCACGAAGTTGAACAAGCTAACGCGGGTGACATCATTGCAATCACTGGTCTTGGTGAGCTTAAAATCTCTGACACTATCTGTGACGTGAACAACGTTGAAGCGATGACTCCGCTTTCTGTTGATGAACCAACAGTAACAATGACGTTCCAAGTAAACACTTCTCCGTTCGCGGGTAAAGAAGGTAAGTTCGTTACTTCACGTAACATCCTTGAGCGTCTAGAGAAAGAACTAGTACACAACGTAGCACTACGTGTTGAACAAACAGACGATCCAGACCGTTTCCGTGTATCTGGTCGTGGTGAACTTCACCTTTCTATCTTGATCGAGAACATGCGTCGTGAAGGCTTCGAGCTAGCAGTATCTCGTCCAGAAGTAATCATCAAGAAAGATGAAGATGGCAACCTAACAGAACCGTTTGAAACTGTGACTATCGACGTGCTTGAAGAGCACCAAGGTGGCATCATGGAAAACATCGGTCTACGTAAAGGTGAGCTAACTGATATGTCTCCAGATGGCAAAGGTCGTGTTCGTATGGACTTCATGATGCCTTCTCGTGGTCTTATCGGTTTCCAAACTGAGTTCCTAACGCTAACGTCTGGTTCTGGTCTTCTTTACCATACGTTCGATCACTACGGTCCACACAAAGGTGGCGTAATCGGTCAACGTAACAACGGTGTTCTAATCTCGAACGCAACGGGTAAAGCTCTGACTTACGCACTATTCAACCTACAAGAACGTGGTCGTCTATTCGCTGAGCACGCGGACGAAGTATACGAAGGTCAAATCATCGGTATTCACAACCGTTCAAACGACCTGACAGTAAACTGTCTGAAAGGTAAGCAGCTAACGAACGTTCGTGCATCTGGTACTGATGAAGCACAGGTTCTTTCGCCACCTATCCGTCACACTCTAGAGCAAGCTCTTGAGTTCATCGACGAAGACGAACTAGTAGAAGTAACGCCAGAAAACATTCGTATCCGTAAGAAGCTTCTTACTGAAAACGAACGTAAGCGTGCAGCACGTCCAGCTAAAGCTTAA
- the glnA gene encoding glutamate--ammonia ligase, producing MSVENVLSLIQENEVKFVDLRFTDTKGKEQHISIPSHQVDADFFEEGKMFDGSSVAGWKGINESDMVMMPDASSAVLDPFTEDATLNIRCDILEPATMQGYDRDPRSIAKRSEEYMRSTGIADTVLIGPEPEFFLFDDVKFATDMSGSFFKIDDIEAAWNTGSDVEGGNKGHRPGVKGGYFPVAPVDSSQDIRSAMCLVMEEMGLVVEAHHHEVATAGQNEIATRFNTLTTKADETQIYKYVVHNVAHAFGKTATFMPKPLVGDNGSGMHVHQSLAKDGVNLFAGDKYGGLSEMALYYIGGVIKHARAINAFANPSTNSYKRLVPGFEAPVMLAYSARNRSASIRIPVVPSPKARRIELRFGDPAANPYLCYSAMLMAGLDGIKNKIHPGEAMDKDLYDLPAEEAAEIPTVAYSLKEALECLDADREFLTAGGVFSDDFIDSYIDLKSQDVEKVNMTTHPLEFELYYSV from the coding sequence ATGTCAGTAGAAAACGTACTATCGCTGATCCAAGAGAACGAAGTTAAATTTGTAGACCTACGCTTTACAGATACTAAAGGTAAAGAGCAGCATATCTCTATTCCTTCTCACCAAGTTGACGCAGACTTCTTCGAAGAAGGTAAAATGTTCGACGGCTCTTCAGTAGCTGGTTGGAAAGGCATCAACGAATCTGACATGGTAATGATGCCAGACGCATCATCTGCTGTTCTAGACCCATTCACAGAAGACGCAACGCTAAACATCCGTTGTGACATTCTAGAGCCTGCAACTATGCAAGGCTACGACCGTGACCCACGCTCAATCGCAAAACGCTCTGAAGAGTACATGCGCTCTACAGGTATCGCAGACACAGTTCTAATTGGTCCTGAGCCAGAGTTCTTCCTATTTGACGACGTTAAATTTGCAACTGACATGTCAGGTTCTTTCTTCAAGATCGACGACATCGAAGCAGCATGGAACACAGGTTCTGACGTAGAAGGCGGTAACAAAGGTCACCGTCCAGGCGTTAAAGGCGGTTACTTCCCAGTAGCTCCAGTTGATTCATCTCAAGACATCCGTTCAGCAATGTGTCTAGTAATGGAAGAGATGGGCCTAGTTGTAGAAGCGCACCACCACGAAGTAGCAACTGCGGGTCAAAACGAAATCGCAACTCGCTTCAACACGCTAACAACGAAAGCTGACGAAACTCAAATCTACAAGTACGTTGTACACAACGTTGCTCACGCATTTGGTAAAACAGCGACATTCATGCCTAAGCCACTAGTTGGTGATAACGGTTCAGGTATGCACGTTCACCAATCTCTAGCAAAAGACGGCGTTAACCTATTTGCTGGTGATAAGTACGGCGGCCTATCTGAAATGGCACTTTACTACATCGGTGGTGTAATCAAGCACGCTCGCGCTATCAACGCATTTGCTAACCCATCAACTAACTCGTACAAGCGTCTTGTACCAGGCTTCGAAGCTCCAGTTATGCTTGCTTACTCTGCACGTAACCGTTCTGCTTCTATCCGTATCCCAGTGGTACCAAGCCCTAAAGCACGTCGTATCGAGCTGCGTTTTGGTGACCCAGCAGCTAACCCATACCTATGCTACTCAGCAATGCTAATGGCTGGTCTTGACGGTATTAAGAACAAGATCCACCCAGGCGAAGCTATGGATAAAGATCTATACGACCTACCAGCTGAAGAAGCGGCAGAAATCCCAACAGTGGCTTACTCACTAAAAGAAGCTCTAGAGTGTCTAGACGCTGACCGTGAGTTCCTAACAGCTGGCGGTGTATTCTCTGACGATTTCATCGACTCTTACATCGACCTTAAGTCTCAAGATGTAGAGAAAGTAAACATGACAACTCACCCACTTGAGTTCGAACTGTACTACTCTGTTTAA
- a CDS encoding DUF4124 domain-containing protein: protein MKKILFLFGLTVAFSCSAQTVYTWVDEDGVLHFSDTPTGKGAKSLELPDVQASAPAPKFEPSKPVDGQSASAIPSQEQPKTQQTEREVPAPLALTMLTPIHDQTIRSNRGFISIQIELNRKLGIGEQLQLMLDGRRYGAPQTQPNWQLKDIDRGTHTIAIQAHRSGKLIASTSPVTVYLHRATIK, encoded by the coding sequence ATGAAAAAAATACTGTTCCTGTTCGGGTTAACAGTCGCATTCTCATGCTCTGCTCAAACGGTTTATACCTGGGTAGATGAAGATGGCGTACTTCATTTTAGTGATACACCTACAGGCAAGGGGGCTAAATCTCTTGAGCTTCCGGATGTTCAAGCCTCAGCACCCGCACCTAAATTCGAGCCATCGAAACCCGTTGACGGACAAAGCGCCTCGGCTATTCCAAGCCAAGAGCAACCAAAAACACAACAGACCGAGCGAGAAGTCCCAGCACCATTAGCTCTTACTATGCTTACTCCCATTCACGACCAAACTATTCGCAGTAATCGTGGCTTCATCTCAATTCAAATCGAACTCAACCGTAAACTGGGCATAGGTGAGCAGCTGCAATTGATGCTCGATGGGCGACGCTATGGCGCACCACAAACCCAACCTAACTGGCAGTTGAAAGATATCGATCGCGGCACTCACACCATTGCAATTCAAGCACATAGAAGCGGCAAGCTTATTGCATCTACTAGTCCAGTCACCGTGTATTTACATCGAGCGACGATCAAGTAG
- the glnL gene encoding nitrogen regulation protein NR(II), whose translation MNRSAKSDSIDTHHLSNAILDNMVTSTLMLDEQLYVRYANPAAEQLFSQSARRIVDHPLSQLIQHASLDLALLTQPLQSGQSITDSDVTFVVDNRPLMLEVTVSPITWQRETLLLVEMRKIDQQRRLSQELNQHAQQQAAKLLVRGLAHEIKNPLGGLRGAAQLLGKMLPDQSLNEYTQIIIEQADRLRALVDRLLGPQKPGTKSEENLHQILEKVRQLVELESGSTLAIERDYDPSLPPIVMDSAQVEQAMLNIVSNAAQILKEQDSGKITIRTRTVHQANIHGQRHKLAARIEISDNGPGIPDELKDTLFYPMVSGREGGTGLGLSISQNLIDQHNGKIDVESWPGNTTFTIYLPI comes from the coding sequence GTGAATCGATCAGCCAAAAGCGACAGCATAGATACACACCATCTTTCCAACGCCATTCTCGACAATATGGTGACATCGACATTGATGCTCGATGAACAGTTATACGTGCGATACGCCAACCCGGCAGCTGAACAGCTCTTTTCACAAAGTGCGAGACGCATTGTTGATCACCCACTGAGTCAACTTATCCAACATGCCTCGCTCGACCTAGCACTGCTTACTCAGCCTCTACAAAGCGGCCAGAGCATTACCGACAGTGACGTGACCTTTGTTGTCGATAACCGCCCGCTGATGCTTGAAGTGACGGTAAGCCCGATCACCTGGCAGCGCGAGACCCTATTACTTGTTGAGATGCGCAAGATCGACCAACAAAGACGTCTCAGCCAAGAGTTAAACCAACATGCACAACAACAAGCAGCGAAGCTGTTAGTGCGTGGTTTGGCGCATGAAATAAAGAACCCGTTGGGTGGCTTAAGAGGGGCGGCACAACTGCTTGGAAAGATGCTTCCCGATCAATCACTGAATGAATACACCCAGATCATTATTGAGCAAGCCGATCGCTTACGCGCCTTGGTCGACCGTCTGCTTGGCCCGCAAAAACCAGGAACCAAGTCAGAAGAGAACCTCCACCAGATACTCGAAAAAGTCAGGCAGTTGGTCGAGCTCGAATCTGGCTCAACATTAGCTATCGAACGAGACTACGATCCAAGTCTGCCACCAATTGTGATGGACTCAGCGCAGGTTGAACAAGCGATGCTCAATATCGTGAGCAATGCGGCGCAGATTTTAAAAGAACAGGACTCTGGCAAGATCACCATTCGCACCAGAACGGTGCATCAAGCCAACATTCATGGTCAGCGACACAAACTCGCAGCACGCATTGAGATCAGCGATAACGGCCCGGGCATCCCCGATGAGTTAAAAGACACCCTGTTCTACCCCATGGTCAGTGGGCGTGAAGGGGGCACTGGATTAGGGCTATCGATATCTCAAAACCTGATCGACCAGCACAACGGAAAAATCGATGTCGAGAGCTGGCCGGGGAACACAACATTTACGATTTACTTGCCCATTTAA
- the glnG gene encoding nitrogen regulation protein NR(I), giving the protein MSKGYVWVVDDDSSIRWVVEKTLSSADIKCETFADAESVLLALERETPDVLVSDIRMPGIDGIELLHQVHQRSPDLPVIIMTAHSDLDAAVNAYQKGAFEYLPKPFDIDETLTLVERAIAHSQEQKREQANEASEETNAPEIIGEAPAMQEVFRAIGRLSRSSISVLINGESGTGKELVAHALHRHSPRAKKPFIALNMAAIPKDLIESELFGHEKGAFTGANSVRQGRFEQANGGTLFLDEIGDMPLDIQTRLLRVLSDGQFYRVGGHSAVKVDVRIVAATHQDLERLVHEGDFREDLFHRLNVIRIHIPALRERKQDIEKLTHHFLASAAEELGVEVKTLHPETIIKLNQLNWPGNVRQLENICRWLTVMASGSEILPSDLPPELLEEKTVAPSGTGDNWQQLLANWAKCALDSGEKELLTYALPEFERILLEAALNHTNGHKQDAAKVLGWGRNTLTRKLKELY; this is encoded by the coding sequence ATGAGTAAGGGATACGTTTGGGTCGTCGATGACGACAGCTCTATCCGCTGGGTAGTAGAAAAGACACTTTCATCTGCGGATATAAAGTGTGAAACATTTGCTGATGCAGAGAGCGTACTACTTGCGCTTGAACGCGAGACACCCGATGTACTGGTGTCAGATATCCGCATGCCCGGCATTGACGGGATTGAGCTATTGCATCAAGTGCACCAACGCTCTCCCGATCTACCTGTGATTATCATGACGGCGCACTCCGACTTAGATGCTGCGGTGAATGCTTATCAAAAAGGCGCCTTTGAATATCTGCCTAAACCGTTTGATATCGATGAGACACTTACCCTCGTAGAGCGAGCGATCGCTCACAGCCAAGAACAAAAGCGCGAACAAGCTAACGAAGCTTCTGAAGAGACCAACGCCCCTGAAATTATTGGTGAAGCACCAGCAATGCAGGAAGTATTTCGTGCTATCGGTCGTTTATCTCGCTCATCGATATCGGTATTGATTAACGGTGAATCGGGTACTGGTAAAGAGCTAGTTGCCCATGCTTTACATCGCCACAGCCCAAGAGCAAAGAAGCCTTTCATTGCCCTAAATATGGCGGCAATACCGAAAGACCTCATCGAGTCCGAACTGTTTGGTCACGAGAAAGGTGCCTTTACCGGCGCTAACAGCGTTCGCCAAGGGCGCTTTGAACAAGCCAACGGTGGCACCCTATTTCTGGATGAGATCGGTGACATGCCACTCGACATTCAAACTCGTTTGTTGCGTGTACTTTCTGATGGTCAGTTCTATCGTGTCGGCGGTCACTCAGCAGTTAAGGTAGACGTTCGTATCGTTGCCGCTACCCACCAAGATCTAGAACGACTAGTGCATGAAGGTGATTTCCGTGAAGATTTGTTCCACCGACTCAATGTTATTCGGATTCACATTCCTGCCCTACGTGAACGTAAACAAGATATCGAAAAGCTGACTCATCATTTCCTAGCCTCAGCGGCTGAAGAGTTGGGTGTGGAAGTGAAAACACTGCACCCAGAAACCATAATCAAGCTGAACCAGCTAAATTGGCCAGGTAACGTGCGTCAGCTAGAGAACATTTGTCGTTGGCTGACCGTGATGGCGAGTGGCAGTGAAATCCTTCCTTCAGACCTACCACCGGAGCTATTGGAAGAGAAAACCGTCGCACCATCAGGTACCGGCGATAACTGGCAGCAGCTGCTTGCTAATTGGGCAAAATGTGCACTTGATTCAGGAGAAAAAGAGCTGCTCACTTATGCTCTGCCAGAGTTTGAACGTATACTGCTAGAGGCTGCACTCAACCATACAAATGGTCACAAACAAGACGCAGCCAAGGTTTTGGGCTGGGGAAGAAACACCCTAACTCGTAAACTTAAAGAACTGTACTAG
- a CDS encoding EAL domain-containing protein — protein sequence MSLKTQITLRTAVVLPFVLIFLFTMGVMVFTQKQSYKEMVSDISARQLTSLTDNVHQSLDEFLEKPFHANLSLSQNIGYHKLYQPGNLGKVQDYILYKFSDHFTAVPQLDVIGFGSEDGNYVGFRKEANNGYTLMVQDDRTQDQLVIYRGSKISDDIRSVISGYDPRVRPWYRPVVNTKEASWSPIYANADERQEITLSALAPIYDDNEFKAVIVSDIKINTFNAFLREVKEKTDASVYIIDQQQRLVAHSGSGSVVSWGTGKTNRGQRLLATESANPVIRESASYVDQQHLIEKEGLQRFRFTLDGEQYFNQITPYQDEHGITWFIGMSIPKTNLLGELPENQRDSWLIGLTVSCIGILLGLIAFNRVTQPITSTADAAKRLANGDWDTNMPKSGHIYETSMLVEAFNEMANNLKASFKQLQSQLTYDSLTKLYSREGFIDAAKKSAVNEKGTLFLVGIDRFRDINDSLGHYNGDQLLIISAARLRGMLPSEYLLARAGGDEFAIYAPNVTQESEVQLLANRLLQTFASPFAMESESVVIKVSIGIVHVPNEQDITVWLRNSSIALSNAKQDKARVSIYSSEMGNASRHRTKMLARLNKAIDLQQFEPFYQPIIDLESGSTIGAEALARWVTDEGIISPLEFIPLAEESGLIYDIGKQILHKSCRDTAIAIESGKWSEDFSIHVNLSVDQLSESGFIDLVKKTLSETKLPAKNLTLEITESRIVDNDPTVIDNMLTLKALGISIAIDDFGTGYSSLAYLQKLPFDCLKIDRSFVSKLDKENLDSSIVAAIVNITKGFKVSLVAEGVETQQQADLLKQLQCPQAQGFLYSRPVPFEQWPTDLANAKQDRKETPA from the coding sequence ATGTCTTTGAAAACACAAATTACATTGAGAACCGCTGTGGTTCTGCCCTTCGTGCTGATTTTTCTATTCACTATGGGCGTAATGGTTTTCACTCAAAAGCAAAGCTACAAAGAGATGGTGAGTGATATTAGTGCACGCCAGCTAACATCACTCACAGACAATGTTCATCAAAGCCTAGATGAATTCTTAGAGAAGCCATTTCACGCCAACCTCTCGTTAAGCCAAAACATCGGCTATCACAAGCTTTATCAGCCAGGAAACCTTGGCAAGGTTCAAGACTACATCCTTTACAAGTTCTCTGACCATTTCACGGCTGTGCCGCAATTGGATGTGATCGGCTTTGGTTCAGAAGACGGCAACTACGTTGGTTTTCGTAAAGAGGCTAATAACGGCTATACCTTAATGGTGCAGGATGACCGCACTCAAGATCAGCTAGTTATCTATCGCGGCAGCAAGATCAGTGACGATATTCGCTCGGTCATTTCTGGATACGATCCAAGAGTTCGCCCTTGGTATCGCCCAGTAGTGAACACCAAAGAGGCGTCATGGTCTCCGATCTATGCCAACGCCGATGAACGCCAAGAAATCACCTTGTCAGCTCTCGCCCCGATCTATGACGACAATGAGTTCAAAGCGGTGATCGTCAGTGATATCAAGATCAACACCTTTAACGCGTTCTTGAGAGAAGTGAAGGAAAAAACCGATGCGTCGGTTTACATCATCGATCAACAGCAACGCTTAGTCGCTCACTCTGGCAGTGGCAGTGTGGTTTCTTGGGGTACAGGCAAAACCAATAGAGGCCAACGCTTATTAGCTACCGAGAGCGCTAACCCAGTCATACGCGAGAGTGCTAGCTACGTTGACCAACAGCACTTGATTGAAAAAGAGGGGCTCCAACGCTTCAGATTCACCTTAGATGGCGAACAGTACTTCAATCAAATTACTCCCTACCAGGATGAACATGGCATCACTTGGTTTATCGGTATGTCAATTCCCAAAACCAACTTGCTTGGCGAGCTGCCTGAAAACCAAAGGGATAGCTGGCTGATTGGGCTCACTGTGAGTTGCATTGGCATCTTACTCGGCTTAATCGCCTTCAACCGCGTGACCCAGCCAATCACCTCAACCGCTGATGCGGCAAAGCGCCTTGCCAACGGTGATTGGGATACCAATATGCCGAAGTCTGGCCATATTTATGAAACCAGTATGTTGGTCGAAGCATTCAATGAGATGGCCAACAATCTAAAGGCTTCATTTAAGCAATTGCAGTCTCAACTGACTTACGATTCGCTCACTAAGCTTTATAGTAGAGAAGGTTTTATCGATGCAGCTAAGAAGAGCGCGGTTAATGAGAAAGGCACGCTTTTCTTAGTCGGCATTGACCGCTTTCGCGACATCAATGACAGCCTTGGTCATTACAATGGTGACCAACTGTTGATCATCTCCGCGGCGCGCTTACGTGGCATGCTACCTTCAGAATATCTACTCGCCCGCGCCGGTGGTGATGAATTTGCTATCTACGCACCAAATGTCACCCAAGAGAGTGAAGTTCAACTGCTAGCAAACCGCTTATTGCAAACCTTCGCCTCTCCGTTTGCAATGGAATCAGAGAGCGTGGTGATTAAAGTCTCGATTGGTATTGTCCATGTGCCCAACGAGCAAGATATTACAGTGTGGCTTCGTAATAGCAGCATTGCATTGAGTAATGCCAAGCAAGACAAAGCTCGAGTCAGTATTTACAGCTCTGAGATGGGCAATGCATCCAGGCACAGAACCAAGATGTTGGCGCGCCTCAATAAAGCGATCGACCTTCAACAGTTCGAACCGTTTTATCAGCCAATCATTGATCTTGAATCTGGCTCAACCATAGGGGCTGAAGCTCTCGCTCGTTGGGTAACGGATGAAGGTATTATCTCGCCACTAGAGTTTATTCCTCTTGCCGAGGAGAGCGGGCTCATCTACGACATAGGTAAGCAGATCCTACATAAATCTTGCCGAGATACGGCTATCGCGATTGAGTCAGGCAAGTGGAGTGAAGACTTCTCTATTCACGTTAATCTCTCAGTTGACCAGCTTAGTGAGAGTGGGTTCATTGATTTAGTTAAGAAGACTCTGAGTGAGACCAAGCTACCAGCGAAAAACCTCACTTTAGAAATCACCGAGTCACGAATCGTAGATAACGACCCGACTGTCATCGACAATATGCTGACACTCAAAGCCTTAGGTATCTCGATTGCAATTGATGATTTTGGTACCGGGTATTCGTCACTGGCCTACCTACAAAAACTGCCATTCGACTGCCTTAAGATCGACCGCAGCTTTGTCAGCAAGCTCGATAAAGAGAACCTAGATAGCTCAATTGTTGCCGCTATCGTCAATATCACCAAAGGCTTCAAGGTTAGCTTAGTCGCAGAAGGTGTTGAGACTCAGCAGCAAGCTGACTTGCTTAAACAGCTGCAATGTCCACAAGCGCAAGGCTTCCTATACAGCCGCCCGGTACCGTTTGAGCAGTGGCCAACTGATCTTGCTAACGCTAAACAAGACCGCAAAGAGACTCCTGCCTAA
- the hemN gene encoding oxygen-independent coproporphyrinogen III oxidase yields the protein MSSKPVTTNQQIVWDQEILNKYNYSGPRYTSYPTALEFHEAFTVSDYDMACTQYPERPLSLYVHIPFCHKLCYYCGCNKVITRHSHKADEYLDVIEHEIRQRASLLNGREVTQLHFGGGTPTFLSKAQITRLMMILRDEFNFTADAEISIEVDPREIELDVLDHLRNEGFNRLSIGVQDFNKEVQKLVNREQDEEFIVAMVQRAKELGFRSTNLDLIYGLPKQTQALFAETLKQVLEMKPGRLSVFNYAHMPQLFAAQRKIKDEDLPKAEEKMAILQDTIETLTGAGYQFIGMDHFALPEDELAVAQREGVLHRNFQGYTTQGECDLVGFGVSAISMVGDSYAQNQKELKKYYAQVNDLRHALWKGVALDNDDLLRREVIKQLICNFKLDKTMIESEFAVDFNRYFKEDLELLQTFINDDLVEVDDKEIRVTLRGRLLIRNICMCFDKYLRAKARQQQFSRVI from the coding sequence ATGTCGAGCAAGCCAGTAACAACGAATCAGCAAATCGTTTGGGACCAAGAAATCTTAAACAAGTACAACTATTCGGGACCTCGTTACACTTCATACCCAACTGCGTTGGAGTTCCATGAAGCGTTTACCGTCTCTGATTACGACATGGCGTGTACGCAATACCCAGAGCGTCCACTGTCGCTTTACGTACATATCCCGTTCTGCCATAAGCTTTGTTACTACTGTGGTTGTAACAAGGTGATTACTCGTCACTCGCACAAAGCGGACGAGTACCTAGATGTGATTGAACATGAAATCCGCCAACGTGCCTCTTTATTGAATGGCCGTGAAGTGACTCAATTGCACTTCGGTGGTGGTACGCCAACTTTCCTAAGCAAGGCTCAAATCACGCGTCTAATGATGATCCTACGTGATGAGTTTAACTTTACTGCTGACGCTGAGATCAGCATCGAGGTAGACCCACGTGAGATTGAACTCGATGTACTGGATCACCTGCGTAATGAAGGCTTCAACCGCCTGAGTATCGGTGTTCAAGATTTCAATAAAGAAGTGCAAAAGCTGGTGAACCGCGAGCAAGATGAAGAGTTCATCGTAGCTATGGTCCAGCGTGCTAAAGAGCTTGGCTTCCGTTCAACTAACCTAGATTTGATTTACGGCTTGCCTAAGCAGACTCAAGCATTGTTCGCTGAAACGCTGAAGCAAGTACTTGAGATGAAACCTGGTCGTCTATCGGTCTTTAACTACGCTCACATGCCACAACTGTTTGCGGCGCAGCGTAAGATTAAAGATGAAGACCTGCCAAAAGCTGAAGAGAAGATGGCTATCTTACAAGATACTATCGAGACTCTAACGGGGGCGGGTTACCAGTTTATCGGGATGGACCACTTCGCCCTTCCTGAAGATGAGCTAGCAGTGGCACAGCGTGAAGGTGTGTTGCACCGTAATTTCCAAGGCTACACGACTCAGGGCGAGTGTGACCTAGTAGGCTTTGGTGTGTCGGCTATCTCTATGGTGGGTGACTCTTACGCGCAAAACCAAAAAGAACTTAAGAAATACTACGCTCAAGTGAATGACCTTCGTCATGCGCTTTGGAAAGGTGTAGCACTGGATAACGATGATTTGCTGCGTCGTGAAGTGATTAAGCAGCTTATTTGTAACTTCAAACTCGATAAGACGATGATCGAATCTGAGTTCGCTGTTGATTTTAATCGTTACTTCAAAGAAGACTTAGAGCTTCTGCAAACCTTCATTAACGATGACTTGGTTGAAGTAGACGACAAAGAAATCCGCGTAACGCTTCGTGGTCGTCTGCTGATTCGTAACATCTGTATGTGTTTCGATAAATACTTGCGTGCTAAGGCTCGCCAACAGCAATTCTCTCGCGTTATCTAA